Proteins from a genomic interval of Rhodothermus marinus:
- a CDS encoding PspA/IM30 family protein, giving the protein MSLWARFKRWIRSIFGGAISALEDPRLILEQNIRELNDQIPKMNENIATVKANVLLLQKEVRRNEQEIERLVARIKAAIQAGRDDIAQQYAIQLQKAKETLARTKEQLQYAEAAYEKALQVKQAFLREKERKIQEAKEALRAHERAKWQAKVADALEQFEVGGLDQTHEEMVQRLREETARSEARLELALDSVDADALKIEADAEALRAAELVRQFKLEMGLLEPEQKPALESPAREAEQEASEQAREPEETKTIGRQRTR; this is encoded by the coding sequence ATGTCGCTCTGGGCCCGATTCAAACGGTGGATTCGCTCGATCTTCGGCGGGGCCATCTCCGCGCTCGAAGATCCCCGCCTCATTCTGGAGCAGAACATCCGGGAGCTGAACGATCAGATCCCGAAGATGAACGAAAACATCGCCACGGTGAAGGCGAACGTGCTGCTGCTCCAGAAGGAGGTGCGGCGTAACGAGCAGGAGATCGAGCGGCTGGTGGCCCGCATCAAGGCGGCCATTCAGGCCGGCCGCGACGACATCGCGCAGCAGTATGCCATCCAGCTTCAGAAGGCCAAGGAAACGCTGGCGCGCACGAAAGAACAACTGCAATACGCCGAGGCCGCCTACGAGAAGGCGCTCCAGGTGAAGCAGGCCTTCCTTCGTGAAAAGGAACGCAAGATTCAGGAAGCGAAAGAAGCCCTTCGCGCCCACGAGCGGGCCAAATGGCAGGCGAAGGTGGCCGACGCGCTGGAGCAGTTCGAGGTGGGCGGACTGGACCAGACGCACGAGGAGATGGTCCAGCGTCTTCGCGAGGAGACGGCCCGGAGCGAGGCGCGCCTGGAGCTGGCGCTCGACAGCGTCGATGCCGACGCGCTGAAGATCGAAGCCGATGCCGAAGCGCTCCGGGCGGCCGAGCTGGTGCGCCAGTTCAAGCTGGAAATGGGGCTGCTGGAGCCCGAGCAGAAGCCGGCGCTGGAGTCGCCCGCCCGCGAGGCGGAGCAGGAAGCTTCCGAACAGGCCCGCGAACCGGAAGAGACGAAAACCATCGGCCGCCAGCGTACCCGCTGA
- a CDS encoding enoyl-CoA hydratase/isomerase family protein: MSTETTALQTVRYEVDSDGFALITINRPDKHNALNHQVLTELDRCIRQARQDEAVKGVIITGAGEKSFCAGADIQQFRELDPFSGHRFALYGQAVFNRIEEMPKPVIAAVNGYALGGGCELAIACHLRVAADHAVFGQPEVSLGLIPGYGGTQRLPRLIGRGLAAELILTGERISARWAFEIGLVNRVVPIEHLLDTARELLQKITSKAPVAVALALEALRQSDLPLRQGLRLEAALFGQACGTEDFREGVDAFLNRRKPVFKGR; this comes from the coding sequence ATGAGTACCGAAACGACCGCGCTGCAGACCGTCCGCTACGAAGTGGACAGCGACGGTTTCGCGCTGATCACGATCAACCGTCCCGATAAACACAACGCCCTCAACCATCAGGTTCTGACCGAGCTGGACCGGTGCATCCGCCAGGCCCGGCAGGACGAGGCGGTCAAGGGCGTGATCATCACGGGCGCCGGTGAGAAGAGCTTCTGTGCCGGGGCCGACATTCAGCAGTTCAGGGAACTGGATCCTTTCAGCGGCCACCGCTTCGCGCTCTACGGGCAGGCCGTCTTCAATCGGATCGAGGAAATGCCCAAGCCGGTCATCGCTGCCGTCAACGGCTATGCACTGGGCGGCGGGTGCGAACTGGCCATCGCCTGTCATCTCCGCGTGGCGGCCGACCACGCCGTGTTCGGCCAGCCGGAGGTGAGCCTGGGGCTGATTCCGGGCTACGGCGGCACGCAGCGGTTGCCGCGCCTGATCGGCCGCGGCCTGGCCGCCGAGCTGATCCTGACCGGCGAGCGCATCAGCGCCCGCTGGGCCTTCGAGATCGGGCTGGTCAATCGCGTGGTGCCCATCGAGCATCTACTGGACACAGCCCGCGAGCTGTTGCAGAAGATCACCTCGAAGGCACCGGTGGCGGTGGCGCTGGCCCTCGAAGCGTTGCGCCAGAGCGACCTTCCGCTCCGGCAGGGCCTCCGGCTGGAGGCCGCGCTCTTCGGCCAGGCGTGCGGCACGGAGGACTTTCGCGAAGGCGTGGACGCCTTTCTGAACCGGCGTAAACCTGTCTTCAAAGGGCGCTGA
- a CDS encoding hemolysin family protein, with product MTVLLLIGAFVLAMLVAGAEAALVAANRLRLEVLARQGSRTARLAQALLDAPATPLLTMLAGLTLAQVLLAMGLSTPLLHGRGFTSALAAWGSALLLVLIGGLSFYLGGLLLPTAVAREQANRLVQPGAVLLRVAAYLLWPLVRPARAVSERLARRLSVEADTVATFMQQELAWQVQEVEAETAPARDLDETESRLLANALAFEKLRVRDCMVPRTDIVAVEEHTDLETLRQRFIESGYSRLPVYREHIDQIIGVVFAYDLFRQPSSLAEMIRPVRFVPESKPVHALLKEFLQTNTSIAIVIDEYGGTAGLVTQEDLLEELIGDIQDEFDVDEDEEYLLRRLDERTWLVSGRVDIDELREAGLDLPEGDYDTVAGYLLEKLGTIPKPQEEFELDGYRFTILKASQNRIELVRITRL from the coding sequence ATGACCGTCCTGTTGCTGATCGGAGCCTTCGTGCTGGCCATGCTGGTGGCCGGGGCCGAGGCGGCGCTCGTGGCGGCCAACCGGCTCCGGCTGGAAGTGCTGGCCCGGCAGGGAAGCCGCACAGCCCGCCTGGCACAGGCGCTGCTCGACGCGCCGGCCACGCCGCTGCTGACCATGCTGGCCGGGCTGACGCTCGCACAGGTGCTGCTGGCGATGGGCCTGAGCACCCCGCTGCTGCACGGCCGGGGATTCACCTCGGCGCTGGCGGCCTGGGGCAGTGCGTTGCTGCTGGTGCTGATCGGCGGCCTGTCGTTCTACCTGGGGGGCCTGCTGCTTCCGACCGCCGTCGCCCGTGAGCAGGCCAACCGCCTGGTGCAACCGGGCGCCGTGTTGCTCCGCGTGGCCGCCTACCTGCTGTGGCCGCTGGTGCGCCCGGCCCGCGCCGTCTCCGAGCGTCTGGCGCGGCGGCTCTCGGTCGAAGCCGACACGGTGGCCACCTTCATGCAGCAGGAACTGGCCTGGCAGGTGCAGGAAGTCGAGGCCGAAACCGCCCCGGCCCGCGACCTCGACGAAACGGAAAGCCGCCTGCTGGCCAACGCGCTGGCCTTCGAGAAACTCCGCGTGCGCGACTGCATGGTGCCCCGCACCGACATCGTGGCCGTCGAGGAGCATACCGACCTGGAAACGCTCCGCCAGCGCTTCATCGAAAGCGGCTACTCCCGCCTTCCCGTCTACCGGGAGCACATCGATCAGATCATCGGCGTGGTTTTCGCCTACGATCTGTTCCGCCAACCTAGCTCGCTGGCCGAGATGATCCGGCCCGTACGCTTCGTTCCCGAGTCAAAGCCCGTCCACGCCCTGTTGAAAGAATTTCTCCAGACGAACACCTCCATCGCCATCGTCATCGACGAATACGGCGGGACGGCCGGCCTCGTCACGCAGGAAGATCTGCTCGAAGAACTCATCGGCGACATCCAGGACGAGTTCGACGTGGACGAGGACGAAGAATACCTGCTCCGCCGCCTCGACGAGCGCACCTGGCTGGTCAGCGGCCGCGTGGACATCGACGAACTCCGCGAGGCCGGCCTGGACCTTCCCGAAGGCGACTACGACACGGTGGCCGGCTATCTGCTGGAAAAGCTGGGCACGATCCCGAAGCCGCAGGAAGAATTCGAACTGGACGGCTACCGCTTCACCATTCTGAAGGCCTCGCAGAACCGGATCGAACTGGTCCGTATCACGCGCCTGTAA
- a CDS encoding carboxymuconolactone decarboxylase family protein: MERREAIRQTVQQKFGFVPQLFEELLRTNPAVAEAYLQAGAALQRGVLSPLEQQIVQLTVAAWNACHYCTAAHGTAALGMGLAPEAVDAILEGRLPEDERLALLVETTRTVLERRGWLSEDALQELEARGLDRAALYEIIALIGVKTITNYINHLAHTPVDEVFRPVTERTAYRRLVESTTV, encoded by the coding sequence ATGGAACGCCGCGAAGCAATTCGACAGACCGTTCAGCAAAAGTTCGGTTTCGTCCCGCAGCTTTTCGAGGAGTTGCTCCGTACGAATCCGGCCGTCGCCGAAGCCTACCTGCAGGCCGGTGCGGCGTTGCAGCGGGGGGTGCTCAGCCCGCTGGAGCAGCAGATCGTGCAACTCACCGTGGCCGCCTGGAACGCCTGTCATTACTGCACGGCGGCGCACGGCACCGCCGCGCTCGGCATGGGGCTGGCGCCCGAAGCCGTGGACGCTATTCTGGAAGGGCGGCTTCCGGAAGACGAGCGGCTGGCGCTGCTCGTGGAGACGACCCGGACGGTGCTGGAGCGTCGCGGCTGGCTCTCCGAAGACGCGTTGCAGGAGCTGGAGGCACGCGGCCTCGACCGCGCCGCGCTCTACGAGATCATCGCGCTCATCGGCGTCAAGACGATTACGAACTACATCAACCACCTGGCGCATACGCCGGTGGATGAAGTCTTCCGGCCCGTCACCGAGCGCACGGCCTACCGGCGCCTGGTGGAAAGCACAACGGTTTGA
- a CDS encoding zinc-dependent metalloprotease yields MLLLGLWLALSTTLQAQPVPLFEEVAASLQALGPQAQQRHQVLQRLPMVTQLQVVRLPAQLWRYRSFELAVNAAGRLVPGRGKGLGTLTVRRGELSVLSEEAVAWNGRIYVGMDTSEAVGEVSLVVLRTGAVTGQVLLGDAEYWVRPLGGGLHALVTIDPSKYPKERPTSPYHDGGGPGEAGLNDAAESVQPEKAVEHETQATSMGSCAQEEAAAAGAVVQSRCSPEVVRVLVLYTPAAAQGRDIDGIIYAALNDANQAYRNSQINNLELRLVHKRSFSFTVQSIPEDDVERLAGDAQARALRDQYQADVVVLLIDNNEGTGDWTSTFGVAGAIPHGSSGEAIVNVSEVNQKAYAIVKVGYASGGRYTLAHEIGHIQGAQHHPDDPIDPQGIPYARGHRFVAPVIRCINDPPYGRRCFQEYTYNATVMAYTPWPYVRIKHFSNPEVMYYGVFTGRSDRNNARVLRETADMVADFRDPNELRATFFYTSDNFPYEGSYTFTAQPCGGRGTLSYQWRKCADPFTCGPVLGTGATFTTYLAPGSNYIQLTVQSSAGQAYTVLREVYVLDSSCGEEIFCAQAVGGDTLQVVQERLSAERLPAEPELEGLYPNPAGDRVVVRFGLPEASEVELMVYDVLGRAVVRRRPGRMEAGWHREVLMTDEWPAGRYVVVLRVGDRTLSKTLMRIR; encoded by the coding sequence ATGCTCCTACTGGGGCTCTGGCTGGCGCTGAGCACGACGCTGCAGGCCCAACCGGTGCCGCTCTTTGAAGAAGTGGCGGCTTCGCTGCAGGCGCTCGGGCCGCAGGCACAACAACGCCACCAGGTATTGCAACGCCTCCCGATGGTGACGCAGCTTCAGGTGGTGCGGCTTCCGGCGCAACTCTGGCGCTATCGTTCATTCGAGCTGGCGGTGAACGCGGCGGGGCGGCTGGTGCCGGGCCGGGGCAAAGGACTTGGCACGTTGACGGTGCGGCGCGGGGAGCTTTCGGTGCTTTCGGAGGAGGCGGTGGCCTGGAACGGGCGGATTTACGTGGGTATGGACACGTCGGAGGCGGTGGGCGAGGTGTCTTTGGTGGTGTTGCGGACGGGTGCGGTGACGGGCCAAGTGCTGCTGGGCGATGCGGAGTACTGGGTGCGGCCGCTGGGTGGTGGGCTGCACGCACTGGTGACGATCGACCCGTCGAAGTATCCGAAGGAGCGGCCGACGAGTCCGTACCATGACGGTGGTGGCCCTGGCGAGGCGGGGTTGAACGATGCGGCGGAGTCGGTACAGCCCGAGAAAGCCGTAGAGCATGAGACACAGGCGACCTCGATGGGAAGCTGCGCGCAGGAGGAAGCGGCGGCTGCAGGTGCGGTGGTGCAGAGTCGTTGTAGTCCGGAGGTGGTGCGGGTGCTGGTGCTGTACACGCCGGCGGCGGCGCAGGGTCGGGACATTGACGGGATCATTTATGCGGCCCTGAACGACGCGAACCAGGCCTATCGCAACAGCCAGATCAACAACCTCGAACTCCGCCTCGTCCACAAACGGTCGTTTAGTTTTACAGTTCAAAGTATTCCTGAAGATGACGTTGAGCGATTAGCAGGCGATGCGCAAGCGCGAGCGTTGCGGGACCAGTATCAGGCGGACGTGGTGGTGCTGCTGATCGACAATAATGAAGGCACCGGAGATTGGACAAGCACGTTCGGCGTGGCCGGTGCCATTCCACACGGAAGCTCGGGTGAGGCGATTGTCAATGTGAGCGAGGTGAACCAGAAGGCCTACGCGATCGTGAAGGTGGGCTATGCCAGTGGTGGCCGCTACACGCTGGCGCACGAGATCGGGCACATCCAGGGGGCGCAGCATCACCCGGACGATCCGATCGATCCGCAGGGCATCCCCTATGCGCGGGGGCACCGGTTTGTGGCCCCGGTTATTCGGTGCATCAATGATCCGCCCTATGGCCGCCGGTGTTTTCAGGAGTACACCTACAATGCCACGGTCATGGCCTACACGCCCTGGCCGTATGTGCGTATCAAGCACTTTTCAAATCCCGAGGTGATGTACTACGGTGTCTTTACGGGTCGGTCGGATCGGAACAATGCGCGCGTGTTGCGGGAGACGGCCGACATGGTGGCCGACTTCCGGGATCCGAACGAACTGCGGGCCACGTTTTTCTACACGTCGGACAACTTCCCCTACGAGGGCAGCTACACGTTCACGGCGCAGCCCTGCGGCGGGCGGGGCACGCTGAGCTACCAGTGGCGCAAGTGTGCCGATCCCTTCACCTGTGGGCCGGTGCTGGGCACTGGGGCGACGTTCACGACCTATCTGGCGCCGGGATCGAACTACATTCAGCTAACGGTGCAGAGCAGCGCGGGGCAGGCGTACACCGTGTTGCGGGAGGTGTACGTGCTGGATTCGAGCTGTGGAGAAGAGATTTTCTGTGCGCAGGCGGTGGGTGGTGATACGCTGCAGGTGGTGCAGGAGCGGTTGTCGGCGGAGCGATTGCCGGCGGAGCCGGAGCTTGAGGGGTTGTATCCGAACCCGGCGGGGGATCGGGTGGTGGTGCGGTTCGGGTTGCCGGAGGCGTCGGAGGTGGAGCTTATGGTTTACGACGTGCTGGGTCGGGCGGTGGTGCGTCGGCGGCCGGGTCGCATGGAGGCGGGCTGGCATCGGGAGGTGCTGATGACAGACGAGTGGCCAGCGGGACGCTACGTGGTGGTGCTTCGGGTTGGGGATCGGACGCTTAGCAAGACGCTGATGCGGATTCGGTAA
- a CDS encoding bifunctional 2-methylcitrate synthase/citrate synthase: MAETTEVKKGLAGVIADESAISNVIPEKRALYYRGYPVHELAEKCRFEEVAYLLLYGELPTRAQLEAFEQEERSQRALDETVHRLLELIRTDAAPMDVLRTAVSLLGANDPEATGADIDTIRRKAIGLMARLPTIVAADRRRRHGLDFIPPREDLTFAENFFHMYFGEVPDAEVVKAFDVSLILYAEHSFNASTFTARVITSTLSDYYSAITGAIGALKGPLHGGANEEVMRMLKPFRSPEEARRWVEEALARKQKIMGFGHRVYRYGDSRVPIMERYTRRLAERLGFQNLMAIYDAIQEVVVQQKGIYPNLDYPTGPAYYMMGFDIETYTPIFVMSRITGWSAHVMEQLADNRIIRPLSRYVGPPERPVPPLEARG; this comes from the coding sequence ATGGCCGAGACGACCGAAGTAAAAAAAGGACTGGCCGGCGTCATTGCCGACGAATCGGCCATTTCGAACGTCATTCCCGAGAAGCGCGCGCTCTATTACCGGGGCTATCCGGTGCACGAGTTGGCCGAAAAATGCCGCTTCGAGGAGGTGGCCTACCTACTGCTCTACGGCGAGCTGCCCACGCGGGCACAGCTCGAAGCCTTCGAGCAGGAGGAGCGAAGCCAGCGCGCACTGGATGAAACCGTCCATCGCCTGCTGGAGCTGATCCGGACAGACGCCGCCCCCATGGACGTGCTCCGCACGGCCGTCAGCCTGCTCGGCGCGAACGATCCGGAGGCCACTGGCGCCGACATCGACACGATCCGCCGCAAAGCCATCGGGCTGATGGCCAGACTGCCCACCATCGTGGCGGCCGACCGCCGGCGCCGGCACGGCCTGGACTTCATCCCGCCGCGCGAGGACCTGACCTTCGCCGAGAACTTCTTCCACATGTACTTCGGCGAGGTGCCCGACGCCGAGGTGGTCAAGGCCTTCGACGTGTCGCTGATTCTGTATGCGGAGCACAGTTTCAACGCCTCCACCTTCACGGCCCGCGTGATCACCTCGACGCTTTCGGACTACTACAGCGCGATCACGGGTGCCATCGGCGCACTTAAAGGGCCGCTGCACGGCGGGGCGAACGAAGAGGTCATGCGTATGCTCAAACCCTTCCGCTCGCCGGAGGAAGCCCGTCGGTGGGTGGAAGAGGCCCTGGCCCGCAAGCAGAAGATCATGGGCTTCGGGCACCGCGTCTACCGCTACGGCGATTCGCGCGTGCCCATCATGGAGCGTTACACGCGCCGGCTGGCCGAGCGCCTGGGCTTCCAGAACCTCATGGCCATCTACGACGCCATCCAGGAAGTCGTCGTGCAGCAGAAGGGCATCTACCCGAACCTGGACTACCCGACCGGTCCGGCCTACTACATGATGGGCTTCGACATCGAGACCTACACGCCGATTTTCGTGATGAGCCGCATCACGGGCTGGTCGGCACACGTGATGGAGCAGCTGGCCGACAACCGGATCATCCGGCCGCTGAGCCGCTACGTGGGGCCGCCCGAACGCCCGGTGCCACCTCTGGAAGCGCGGGGATGA
- the prpB gene encoding methylisocitrate lyase → MLFATTPPEAKRRALREALRSGRLLRFPGAFSPLVAMLIERLGFDGVYISGAVLSADLGLPDVGLTTLTEVAWRSRQIARVTSLPAIVDIDTGFGEVLNVARTVQELEEMGLAGCHLEDQVNPKRCGHLDHKALVPVEEMERKVRAAVQARRDPNFLIIARTDARGVEGLEAAIERARAYVAAGADMIFPEALQSEEEFAAFRKALPDVPLLANMTEFGKSPLLSAERLEALGYNLVIYPVTGLRLAMKAVEEGFRHLLEAGTQEALLDRMQTRKELYELLQYERYTVFDQNVYNFRLEETTSSSENQ, encoded by the coding sequence ATGCTGTTTGCCACGACGCCTCCGGAAGCGAAGCGCCGGGCGCTGCGCGAAGCACTTCGGAGCGGCCGCCTGTTGCGATTCCCGGGCGCTTTTTCGCCGCTGGTCGCCATGCTGATCGAGCGACTGGGCTTCGACGGCGTCTACATTTCGGGTGCCGTCCTGTCGGCCGATCTGGGACTGCCCGACGTCGGCCTGACCACGCTCACCGAGGTAGCCTGGCGAAGCCGCCAGATCGCCCGCGTCACCAGCCTGCCGGCCATCGTGGACATCGACACGGGCTTTGGCGAGGTGCTGAACGTGGCCCGCACCGTGCAGGAGCTGGAAGAGATGGGACTGGCCGGCTGCCATCTGGAAGATCAGGTCAATCCCAAACGCTGCGGCCACCTGGACCACAAGGCGCTCGTGCCCGTCGAGGAAATGGAGCGCAAAGTGCGGGCGGCCGTGCAGGCCCGCCGCGACCCGAACTTCCTGATCATCGCCCGCACCGACGCCCGGGGCGTCGAGGGCCTGGAGGCGGCCATCGAACGCGCTCGCGCCTATGTGGCGGCCGGCGCCGACATGATCTTCCCCGAAGCACTTCAGTCCGAAGAAGAGTTCGCCGCTTTCCGGAAGGCGCTGCCCGACGTGCCGCTGCTGGCGAACATGACGGAGTTCGGCAAGTCGCCGCTGCTTTCGGCCGAGCGCCTCGAAGCGCTGGGTTACAACCTGGTGATCTATCCCGTCACCGGACTCCGTCTGGCCATGAAGGCCGTCGAGGAAGGCTTTCGCCACCTGCTGGAGGCGGGCACCCAGGAAGCCCTGCTCGACCGCATGCAGACGCGCAAAGAACTCTATGAACTGCTTCAATACGAGCGCTACACGGTCTTCGACCAAAACGTGTACAACTTCCGCCTGGAGGAGACAACCTCGTCATCCGAAAACCAATAG